Below is a genomic region from Bacteroidales bacterium.
ACCAGATAGATTAAAATCCGATTTTAAACGTTTTAATTTTGAGGATTTTTCCAGGTTGACTTTTGAAAAGCCTGATTCTGAAAGGTTCCCCAGTCTTTTTCTGGCTTATGAATCAATGAAAGCGGGTGGTAATATGCCCTGCATTTTGAATGCAGCCAATGAAATTGCAGTGGAAGCGTTTTTAGAGAATAAGATCGGGTTTCTTCAGATGTCAACAATAGTTGAACAAACAATGAATAAAATATCTTATATTCGCAACCCCGTTCTTGAAGATTATATACAAACAGATGAGGAAACAAGGGTGCTGGCCCGAAGTTTAATATCAAAAAAAGTGGAAGATTGATGGAAGTATTAGTGAAAGTAGTCCAGTTAATAGTTAGTTTGTCGATTCTGGTAATTGTTCATGAATTTGGACATTTTATCCTGGCTAAATTATTCAATACAAGGGTTGAAAAATTTTATTTGTTTTTTAATCCGGGTTTTTCCCTGTTCAGATTCCGTAAAGGGGAAACCGAATATGGAATGGGATGGCTTCCGCTGGGAGGCTATGTCAAGATTTCCGGAATGATTGATGAATCTATGGATAAGGATCAGATGCAAAAGCCTCCTCAACCTTATGAGTTCAGGTCGAAACCTGCCTGGCAGCGTTTGCTTATTATGCTGGGAGGAGTGATAATGAATTTTCTTCTGGCCGTCCTGATTTATGCCTCGGTGCTTTTTGCATGGGGTGAACAATATCTGCCGGCAGATAACGCAAGATATGGAATAGCGGCTGATTCCCTGGCTGAGCGCATTGGTTTTCAGGATGGAGATAAGATCGTATCTGTGGAAGGCAAATCCGTGACACGTTTTAATGAAATACCCAAAACCATTCTGCTGGAAAAAGCCAATCAGGTGACCGTAGAAAGGAACGGAGAGCCCAGGCAGATTTATATACCTGATTCGTTATATTCCAAAATTGTTAATAATCCAGGATTTATTAGTTTAAGGGTTCCGTCCATTATTGGGGGGTTTAGCGAGGATTCCCCGGCCAGGCAGGCAGGCTTGCAGCCCGGCGACCGCATCGTTAAGGTGAACGGAAATGATGTACAGTTTATGGATCAGCTCAGGAAAGTCCTTTCCGATAAAAAAAACGAAAAGATTTCTGTGACTGTAAAAAGGGAGGGCGAGACCAAAAGCTATTCGCTGAGAACTACCCAGGAAGGCTTAATTGGTTTTTATGCCGGTAGCCTGGAAGAACATTTTCAGCTCGAAAACAAACGTTATGGCTTTATTGCCGCTGTACCCGCCGGTATAGATAAGGGAATTGAAACCATGAGCGAGTACCTCAAACAACTGGGTTTGATATTTACCCCGGATACTGAGCTTTATAAAGAAGTAGGGGGATTCATCACAATAGGAAAGATATTTCCTGGATCGTGGAGTTGGTACGCCTTTTGGAACCTGACTGCCTTCCTGTCGATCATTCTGGGAATTCTCAACATTTTGCCAATTCCTGCGTTGGATGGTGGTCATGTAATGTTTTTGGTATATGAGATTGTCAGCGGACAGAAACCCAGTGAAAAGTTTCTTGAATATGCCCAGATAGCGGGTATGCTGATTTTGTTCTCTATCTTGATTTACGCAAATGGCAATGACATTGTAAAATTGTTTTCTAATTGACAACTTAATTGAGATTGTTTTCAATTTTGTTTAAAAAGTTTTAATTTAGATATCTAATAATACTTAAAAATTTGTAAGCATATGTTTGATTTTGTGATACTTGGAATTACCGGACCGTGGGAAATCATTCTCATCGTATTGGCTTTACTGCTGCTTTTCGGTGGAAGAAAGATTCCCGAGATTATGAAGGGTTTTGGGAAAGGCATCAAAGAGTTCAAGGATGCCACCTCTGCTAATAAGTCAGAAGAAGAGGATAAAGAAAAATTAGAGGAAAAAAGCCGTGAGAGCCACGAATAATCCTTCTGTTACATAAAAGGATTTATAATTGATAAGCTTCCCGGAAGGTTAATGGGATAGTTGCGTTCTTTCTACGATTGACATTGGGGTGTAAATCGGTAATAATGGATAATTCAGAATAATATCCCGTATCTCTTCCCGTTTGATAAATCGGTTGAAAATTCGATCCTTCTGAAATTTACAGGAGATCGTACGAAATTTGGCTTTTGTGGAGTATATTTGTCTGGCTAAAGTGTAGTTTAAGCAGGAATCTACCGGAATAAGGAACTTTTTATAACAATGCCAGAAAAAACCCAAAAGAATTTATTCAGACGCATTAGGAAATTCTTAATTACATTCTCTGTAATCGGTATTTTTTCAAGTACTCTGTTTTCCGTCCCTCCCGCTTCCGATTCCATACCCGTTTTTCCTGATTTGGTTTATGAATACCGGATCACCGAGCTAAACCATCTTACTCCTGTAGAATTGGAGTATAATGAACATGTGAGGCGGTTTATAGATGTTTATACAGTCGAAAGACGAGATCATCTGGCCAGGATTGCAGGAAGGGCAGAGCGATATTTTCCAATGATTGAGCAAAAACTGGATAAATATGATCTGCCCCTTGAACTGAAATATTTGGCTGTTATTGAATCGGCCCTCGATCCGTTTGCTGTATCAGAATCTGGGGCTGTGGGCCTGTGGCAGTTTAAGCTTAATACCGGGAGGATGTTTGATCTTGAGGTGAATTCCTATATTGACGAAAGAAGAGATCCTTATAAGTCCACAGAAGCTGCCTGTAAATATCTAAGGTATCTTTACAGGATTTATGGTAACTGGCAGCTTGCCCTGGGTGCTTATAACGGGGGTCCCGGGGTGATAAGAAAAGCAATTGCCCGTTCGGATAAGGAAAAGTCTTTCTGGAAGCTTTATCCTCATTTACCGGATCAGACAAAAAGTTATGTCCCTGCTTTTATTGCTGTCAATTATGCCATGAATCATCTGGAGAAACATAAGATAACTCCTGAGAAGGAGAATCATCAATATATCAATACCGATACGGTAAAGTTGAGTTATGCCGTTTCCTTTCAGGATATTGCGGATAAAACAGGGGTATCCGTATCTACGCTTAAAGAGTTAAATCCGGTGTACAGAAGGGATTTTATTCCCAATATGAATGGTGAAACTGTGCTTACTCTCCCGGAAGATAAGGTTTTAACATTCCTGAGAAGCGAAGAATCTCTTTCCGATAAAAGGGAGGGGAAATTCCCTGAAGAAAAAAATAAAACAACTGACAGTAAAGAAAGCAAGAAAAGAATCATTCATGTCGTTAAAAAAGGAGAATATTTTCATAAGATTGCGATGAAATACAATTGCACAATAGAAGATATAAGAGAATGGAATAATTTGTCCGGGAACAATCTGACAATGGGTCAGAAGCTTGAAATATGGGTGGATCCTGAAT
It encodes:
- a CDS encoding twin-arginine translocase TatA/TatE family subunit; the encoded protein is MFDFVILGITGPWEIILIVLALLLLFGGRKIPEIMKGFGKGIKEFKDATSANKSEEEDKEKLEEKSRESHE
- a CDS encoding LysM peptidoglycan-binding domain-containing protein → MPEKTQKNLFRRIRKFLITFSVIGIFSSTLFSVPPASDSIPVFPDLVYEYRITELNHLTPVELEYNEHVRRFIDVYTVERRDHLARIAGRAERYFPMIEQKLDKYDLPLELKYLAVIESALDPFAVSESGAVGLWQFKLNTGRMFDLEVNSYIDERRDPYKSTEAACKYLRYLYRIYGNWQLALGAYNGGPGVIRKAIARSDKEKSFWKLYPHLPDQTKSYVPAFIAVNYAMNHLEKHKITPEKENHQYINTDTVKLSYAVSFQDIADKTGVSVSTLKELNPVYRRDFIPNMNGETVLTLPEDKVLTFLRSEESLSDKREGKFPEEKNKTTDSKESKKRIIHVVKKGEYFHKIAMKYNCTIEDIREWNNLSGNNLTMGQKLEIWVDPEYIERIEDEKLRYRKKAESDTSKRIVYYTVKEGDTIWSIASKFNCESIAELIRANDIQDENDISPGKKLKIYLDH
- the rseP gene encoding RIP metalloprotease RseP, encoding MEVLVKVVQLIVSLSILVIVHEFGHFILAKLFNTRVEKFYLFFNPGFSLFRFRKGETEYGMGWLPLGGYVKISGMIDESMDKDQMQKPPQPYEFRSKPAWQRLLIMLGGVIMNFLLAVLIYASVLFAWGEQYLPADNARYGIAADSLAERIGFQDGDKIVSVEGKSVTRFNEIPKTILLEKANQVTVERNGEPRQIYIPDSLYSKIVNNPGFISLRVPSIIGGFSEDSPARQAGLQPGDRIVKVNGNDVQFMDQLRKVLSDKKNEKISVTVKREGETKSYSLRTTQEGLIGFYAGSLEEHFQLENKRYGFIAAVPAGIDKGIETMSEYLKQLGLIFTPDTELYKEVGGFITIGKIFPGSWSWYAFWNLTAFLSIILGILNILPIPALDGGHVMFLVYEIVSGQKPSEKFLEYAQIAGMLILFSILIYANGNDIVKLFSN